One Megalops cyprinoides isolate fMegCyp1 chromosome 4, fMegCyp1.pri, whole genome shotgun sequence genomic window carries:
- the si:ch211-12e13.1 gene encoding uncharacterized protein si:ch211-12e13.1, whose product MCVCLICIRQTLRTFQPIDELKKGPFLLEASVVEYRTVEEGVEVDIKLAAADRANQPVWEGLLTLLSRDMKRITSKQPPARGVLEVEEVKAEERAVVISVPWWGGLRCAWASGDYSPHHLFTLTAKLLGHKQPIAPSLWQLSKCLAEIEKHKGVDAVRAPVSVHVWFRGPLFVPGKAIIKFWETAPEATSCSHRLYSFQMEEQGVKMPCIVGEICECEQ is encoded by the exons atgtgtgtat GTCTTATATGTATACGGCAAACCTTGAGAACGTTCCAGCCAATAGATGAGCTGAAGAAGGGGCCGTTCTTATTGGAGGCCAGTGTGGTAGAGTACAGGACTGTGGAAGAGGGGGTAGAGGTGGATATTAAACTGGCTGCGGCTGACAGAGCTAACCAGCCTGTGTGGGAAGGCCTTTTGACACTGCTCTCCAGAGACATGAAGCGAATAACAAGCAAGCAGCCTCCTGCTCGGGGGGTTTTGG aggtggaggaggtgaaggcgGAGGAGAGGGCGGTGGTGATATCTGTCCCCTGGTGGGGTGGGCTGAGGTGTGCCTGGGCCTCTGGTGATTACTCTCCACACCACCTCTTTACACTCACCGCCAAACTGCTGGGCCACAAACAGCCCATCGCCCCCAGCCTATGGCAGCTGTCCAAATGCCTGGCAGAGATTGAGAAGCACAAAG GAGTTGACGCTGTCAGAGCTCCTGTCTCCGTGCACGTCTGGTTCAGGGGGCCATTGTTCGTGCCTGGGAAGGCCATCATCAAGTTCTGGGAAACTGCCCCAGAGGCCACCAGTTGCTCTCACAGACTCTACAGCTTTCAAATGGAAGAGCAGGGTGTCAAGATGCCatgcattgtgggagaaatctgtgagtgtgagcagtAG